GGAATGATCGAATGGGTAGCCCTTGTAATCGCGCAGGTAGACGGCGGCGTTGAAGGTGAGCATGAGTTCCTGCTCGGTTCGGGCGGTGTTCAACACGCCGAGCAATGTGGGCATGGGGTCGGAGGCCTGGAGGCTGCCGAGGAATTCCGCGGCGCGCATCCGCACCATCAAATTCTCATGCGTGAGCAGCTTCTTCACCAGCGGCACCAGCGGTCGCGCCTCTTCGCCAATCACGCTGGCGGTGGTGCAGGCCCAGTACAGTTCCATCGGCGGCTTGGCCTTGAGCGCGGCGGCCAGCGGTTTGCGAGCCTCGGCAAAGGGCAGCAACGCCAGATCGGCGATGTCGGCGAGTCGATTGATTTCCTTATGGTTGAACGCCCCAAATCCCACGCCGTCTTTCAGCGCATTTTGCACCATGAAATTCTCGGGAAAGAAACTGAGGTCATGAATGTCGCGCAGTTTCTTTTGCAGGCGCCCGCGCAGATCGGCCAACACGGCGGCGTGCTTGGGGTCAGCGGCGAGATTGTTCACCTCATGCGGATCGGCCTCCACATCAAAGAGCTGCTCGGCCGGGCGGCGTTGATGAAATTGGAGCTGCGCCTCGTTGAGCTTACCGGCCTTGGCCAGCTCACGCCACTCGGTGAACGCCAGCATTTTGTAGCGATAATTATTCTGCAACGCATCGGGATAAAAACCCTGCAGATTGCGGATGTAGGTGTACTTGCCTTTGCGCAGCGTGCGCACGAGATCATATTTTTCATCAAACCGATCCGCGTAGCCAAAGGCCTCATCGCGCGCGGCGAGCGCCTTGGCACTCACGTTCTTGCCGAGAAACGCCCGACCATCGGTGAGTTTGTGCGGCTGCAGCCCGGCCAGGTTGAGCACCGTGGGCCCGAAATCAATGAAGCTCACAAAGCCATCGGTGCGGGTGCCGCGTGGGTGATCGGCGAGATGCGCGAAATTTTTCGGGATGCGCACCACCAACGGCACGTGCAGACCGCTCTCGTAAGCGTACCCCTTGCCGCGCGGCAACACGCCGCCGTGGTCGCCAAAGTAAAAGATGAACGTGTCTTCAAGCAGTCCGTCGGCAGCGAGCTGTTTCACCACGTTGCCGAGCTGGCTGTCGATGGTTTGAATGCGATCCAGATAGCGCGCGTGGGTGTAGCGAAACAGCGGTGTATCCGGATGATAGGGCGCGAGCTTCACTTTCGCCGGGTCATGCTTTGTCTTTTCGTTTTCAAACACCTGCTGCGAAAAGTGAAGCGAACTCTCATGCGATTGCCCGAACGATTGCATGTAGAAAAACGGTTGCCCCTTCGCACGTTTACGCCAACTAGCGTTGCGTGAAGATTCATTCCACAACTCTTTCATATTGTTCACGAAGTTGTAGTCCGTTTTGGAATTGTTCGCGGCGTAATAGCCCGCCTTGCGTAACATTGCACTCCATGGATGGTAGCCTTTGGGCAGATTGGCCATAGCTGATTTACGGTGGTACTGAAACCCGGCCCGTGGAGCCAAGAGCGAGGTGGCCAAAGTGGAACGCGCCACCGAACACACCGGGCTATTGGAAAAGGCGTGATTGAAGGTTAAGCCATCTTTGGCCAAGGCCTCGATATTCGGCGTAGTCGCCCCATAACCGTACAGCTTCAGGTAATGGATTGAGTTATCCTCGGAAACGAGGAAGACAAAATTCGGCCGCTTGGCCGCCATCGTGCTGCCGGCCAACAGCAGCAACGCGCACAGGGAAAGGAGTAACTTACGCATGAGAATCAGCCGCCGATTGAAACCGCAAACCGGCTACGGGTCAATCGCGCACCGATTACTTCTGCGGCTTTCCTGCGGCATCGCGGGCGAATTGATCGGCCTGCATTTGCCACACGCGCTCCAGTTCCTTTACCTTGGCCGGGAAACGGGTCGCCAGATTGCGCGCCTCCGCACGGTCCTTGGAGAGATCGAACAACTCCCACGGCTGATCCTTAGCCGCCACCAGTTTCCAATCCTTCACCCGCACCGCGCGATTGCCCTCGTGCGCCCACCATAGCGTGTCGCGTTTCAGGACCGCGTCTTTGGCAAACACCGGCACCAGACTGCGGCCCGGACCGGCTGGAGCGTTCGGCCCGGGATACGCCTTCGGCAGGCCCGCCAGCTCCAGCACCGTGGGCACCACATCAATCACGTGCCCCTGCGTCTGGCGCAACTCGCCGCGCGCGGCAATGCCCTTCGGCCAATGCGCCACCAACGGCGTGCACGCGCCGCCTTCGTGCACCCAAGTCTTGTGCATGCGAAACGGCGTGTTGCTGGCGGTCGACCAGCCGGCGCCGAGGCACAGGTACGTGAAGGCCGAGCCCAACGGCGCTTTCGGGTCATGCCCGTCGCCGCGCACCATCACCTCCGCACTCGCGCCGTTGTCGGACATAAACAAAATCAGCGTGTCATCAAAGGCCTTCATCGCGCGCAATTGATCCAGCACCCGACCGATGGCGCGATCCATCGAATCCACCATCGCGGCGTGCACAGCCATTTTGTCCGCCTGAAAGATTTGCTGTTCCTCGGTGAGTTGTTTCCACGGATCCGGATAACGGACCTCGCCCGGGCCGAGAATTTTGTAGGCGTCCGGAAAATGATACGGCGGCCCCACCTTGGGCTCCACGGCAGGCAACGGACCGTGAACGAGGCCGAGTTGCTTTTGACGCTCCCAACGATCCGCGCGAATTTTCTCCCAACCCTGCCGATATCGCGCGCGGTATCGCTCGATATCCTTGGGCAACGCGTGCAACGGAAAGTGTGGCGCGGTGAAGGCAAGGAAATGAAAGAACGGTTTGCTGGCATGCTCCTGCTGATGCTCCTTCAACACCGTGATCGCGTGATCGGCAATCGCGTCGGTCGCATAAAAGTCCGGGCTAATCGGCGTAGCCGGTTGACGTTGGTCATCGAGGAAATGAAATTTCAGCCGAAAGAAACCGTGGTTGTTAATGTAGTAAGAACGGTCGAATCCGTTGGCCATCGGCATGCCGTCGACGTGCCATTTACCGGAGTGGTACGAGCGATAACCCGCGGGCTTCAGCATCACCGGCAAGAGCCGCGCCCATTCCGGCCGGTTGCCCCGCCGCACGGCGCCCGAGCGATCACGCCGCACTTGTTGCGCGTAATAACCGGTCAACATCGCTGCCCGCGTCGTCCAGCATCGTGCCGTGTTATAAAACTGCGTAAAGCGCAAGCCGTTCCGAGCCAGACCATCCAGATGCGGCGTGGCAATCTCGCCCCCGTAACAGCCGAGATCCGAATAGCCCATGTCATCAGCCATGATCACCAGCACATTCGGCGCCTTGGCGTGGGCCCAGTTCAGGCACAGCAGCAATATCGCAAACAAACGCATGAGCGGATTCAACCGGCTATTGGCGTGGGGGGCAATCTTCTTCACCACAGAGACACCGAGAACACAGAGAGAAATCAACGGACTCGCAGGCTCGTCCCTCCATTGAGTTTAGCTGGAGGGACGAGCCTGCGAGTCCGCTTTCATCAAACACTCTGTGCCCTCTGTGTCTCCGTGGTAAAAACCCAACGCTTGCTCACACAGCTAGGATTTGCGAGTTTCTCCGCACCATGAAACGGATTCTGGCCCTGATGATTTGCCTGCTCGGCGCGCACGCCCAAGCCGCGAAACCCGAACAGCCCCCCAACATTCTTTGGATTTATCTGGAGGACGTCAGCGGCTGGTTCAGTTGCTACGGCGAGAAACTCATCGAGACGCCGAATATCGACAAGCTCGCCGCGCGCGGCATTCGCTTTGACCGCTTTTACACGCCGGCCGGGGTGTGCTCGGCCACGCGCTCTAGCATCATCGTGGGCGCCATGCAAACGACCTTCGGCATCCACAACCATCGCAGCGGCCGGCCTGATTTTCGTGGCCAGAGTATGGGGAAAGATTTCGATGACATCCGTTTGCCCAAAGGGGTAAAAACCTTGCCGGAAATTTTTCGGGCAGCCGGTTACTGGACATTTAATGAAGGCGGCAAGGACGACTACAATTTCAAGCATGACCGTGATGACATGTATAATGACCCTAAAATCACACGGAGCCGTGGCTTACCCCCGGCAGCACTGGTCACCGGCAATTGCTGGAAGAACCGCAAACCCGGCCAACCCTTCTTTGGCCAGGTACAATTAAAGGGAGGTAAACTGGGCAGGCACGCTCCCAAGGTGATTGACCGCGCGAAAGTTTCGGTGCCGCCCTACTATCCGGATATCCCCGAAGTCCGCGAAGAAATTGCCCATCACTATGACTGCCTGCTCAAGACCGATGAACAGGTGGGCCAAATCATTGCCGCCCTCAAACGCGATGGCTTGTTTGAGAATACACTGATCCTGTGCTTCAGCGATCACGGCTATAAACTGCACCGGCACAAACAGTTCCTTTATGAAGGCGGCATCCAAATGCCCATGATCGTGGCGGGGCCGGGAATTAAGGCGGGACAGGTGCGTAAGGATTTAATTAGCGGCATCGATATTGCCCCGGCCTGTTTGGCAGCGGCCGGGATCAAGATTCCCAAGTACATGGAAGGCGCCGATTTTCTGGCCACGAATTATCAGCCGCGAAAATTCGTCACCGCCGCCCGTGATCGGTGCGACTACACTATCGAACGCATCCGCGCCGTCGTCACGCCGCGCTATAAATACCTGCGCAACTACCTCACCGACCGCCCCTTCATGCAGCCCAGCTACAAAGACCCCTGGCCTGTCTCCAAAAAATTCCGCGAGATGATGGCCAACGGCGAGATGAACAAAACCCAGCTCATTTTCTTCGGCCCCAAAAAAGCCCCCGAAGAACTCTACGACCTCGCCAACGACCCGCACGAGATCCATAACCTCGCCAACGACCCCAAGCACCGCCAAGCCCTCGAGCAACACCGCCAGTTGCTCGCCGATTGGATCAAAGAAACCGGCGATCAAGGCCAACAAACCGAAAGCAACGCCGGCCTCCTCGCCACCCTAAAACGCTGGGGAGACAAATGCGTCAACCCCGAATACAACCGCGTGCGGGCGAAGTTGAAGAAGTAAGGCCCTTGGTTCTTTAGCTTTAATTATTCCGGTTACACCTTCCACTCACCGCGGTAATTGCGCGTGAGCCACTTGGGGTCGCCGCCCTTGGCGAACGTGTTTTTCTGGGGATTCCAGGCAATGGCCTCTTGGTTATAGTAGGTTTGATTCAAGAGATGACAGGCTATTGAAGTGCGCGCCCCAACAATCTCATCGGTGATCGGCCGTTTGCGGGTCTTCATCGCGTACAGGAAGTTGGGCACGTGGCTCTTACTATTATAGAGCTTCACCTTGGCGTCCTTCAAAATCTCCTTCTCTATCCGGTCCAGTTCCTGATTCAGATTTTTGCTCTTGTCGTTACGGTCTGACTTGCCGGCAATCAACTTGTCGCCCTTGTATAGCCCCAGCAATCCGCGGTGGCATTCCACACGGCCATCGGTTCCGTAGAAGGTCGCGCCCTGCCCTTCACCGTGCATCATGTGAATGTCGCCGGCGTACACCAACTGCGCGCCTTTCATCGCCTTGGAATCTTTCGCCGGAATGGTCGCCACCGGGCCACTGCTGTCCTTGTTGAGGCCCCATTGGATGATATCAATCATGTGCGCACCCCAGTCACACACCATGCCGCCGCCGTACTCCTTATAAGTCCGCCAGTTGGGGAAATGATTGTGCACGCCACGCGGGCTTAGAACCGAACTGTAACCACGCATCGGACCGGGACCCACCCACATATCCCAATCCAAGCCGGGTTCATCCTTTTCGGTCTTCAATTTGCAGGGAATGCCGGGGCCGCCGATATTCACCGCCGTGCGTTTCACGTCACCGATCACGCCGTTGCGCACCAGCTCACAGGCGATGCGAAACTCCCGCGAGGAACGCTGCATGGAACCAGTTTGCAGGATCCGGTTGTTACGCTTCACGGCCTTCATCACCTCCACCGATTCATGCACGTTATGGGTCAGTGGCTTTTCACAGTAAACATCCTTGCCGGCATCGAGCGCACCAATCGTTTGGATCGCATGCCAGTGATCGGGAGTAGCTATGCACACGGCATCAATATCCTTGCGGGCGATCAACTCCCGGAAATCAGCGTAGTCTTTGCAGTCCTTGTTCTTCTGGCGGGCATTGGCCTTATCCCGTGCAGATTCACGGCGGGAAGTGTCGCAATCGGAAACCGCCACGCAGATCGCTTCCTTGGCCCCCATGAACCGGTTCATCAAACCGCCATTCTGTTTACCCATCCCGATGAAGCCCACGGAGATCTTGTCATTGGGTTTGACCTCGGCTGATAAAATGCCTGAGGGCAGGATGAAGGGGGCACTGGCTACAGCGGTGGATTTCAAAAAACGACGCCGCGAAAGATGGGGAGTTTGCATGGCTGAAAGCATAGCGACCGCCACCCCGTTGGGAAGTATTTTTTGCGGAAATATTCGGGGCTTATTTGATTGTAGTAAGCAGCACTCTGCCGGTTTCGTCTTGCCAGATGACGGTGAGCTTGGCGGAGGCCGGCGTGAGAAACAGGAGTTTTTTTCATGATTCCGCTTTGCTTTTGCCCGCCCCCATTGAACCATCGCGGCATGCGCTTGGCCATGTGTTTTCTATTCGCGTTGTTTCTGCCCAAAAGCGAAACACCTGACCCCGACCCTAAACGGTTTGCCGAGGCGATTGCCAAGTTCACCGAAGCCGACCAGGCCAAACCGCCGGCCAAGGGCGGCATTGTGTTCACCGGCAGCTCCAGCATCCGCCGCTGGGATCTCGCCAAGTCTTTCCCCAAGCTCAAGCCCCTCAACCGCGGCTTCGGCGGCTCTCATTTCTCGGACAGCAACCATTACCTTGAGGAAACCGTCCTCCGCTACGAACCCTCCGTCCTAGTCGTCTTCAATGGGAGCAATGATCTGTGGAATAAGAAATCGTCCGCCCAGATCATGAAGGATTTTTCGGAATTCAAAACCCGCATCTTCAAGCGCGTGCCGGAATGCAAAATTGTGCTCATCCCGGTGAAACCCAGCCCGAAACGGCTGGAGATCCTCGAGACCGAACGCGCCCTGAACAAACTCCTCGCCGCCGAAGCCGCCAAGGACGCCCGCCTCGTGCTGGTCGAAGCCATGTTTGACTCCCTCCTCAACGAAGCCGGTCAACCCGACGAAACCCTCTTCGTCAACGACCGACTCCACCTCAACGAAGCCGGCTACGCCCGCTGGACCAAACTCCTCCGACCGCATTTAGTGAAAGAGTAGAAAGCGCGCGCATCAAATCGGGTGCAGGAATTGAACCGCCAAACGCACCCCAAATTAAGCGGCCAACGGGTTTAATCCTCACGCGGAGGTGCGAAGAGTATCATTTCCCCAACACCATCGGCTTCGAACCCTCCAGCGTCGTGGCCGGTCGCTGCTCATTGCCCTGACGATCCTCATTCCCCAAGGTCGCCTCCGCCTGAGCGACCAGTTCGCGCATCTTGGCCATCACCTTTTGATTGGCGGCACTCACATCCACCTTCTCCGCCAAATCCGTTTTCAAATTCACCAACTTCCCCGACCGACCGCGGCCCTTGTTGTTCGGCGTAGTCCAAGCGGGAAAGGTATTGGCCAGCGGCAGATGCCATTTCCAATCGCCCCAACGCACCGCCTGCAACTGGCGACGCCGGTAATAATAAAACGCATCGTAAGGCGACGACGCGCCTTTCACGCCGGTGAGCAGCGACGTGATGTCGTGTCCGTCGATTTTATTTTTCGACAATCGCCCTCCGCTCAGAGCCGCGAAGGTCGGCAAGAAATCCATCGTACTGGAAAGTTCATCACACGTGCCACCGGCAGGAATGCGACCGGGCCAACGGGCGATCATTGGCACCCGCATGCCGCCCTCCATCGTACCGCCCTTGGCGCCGGACAACGGCGCATTGGAACCGCCGTTGCGGCCGTTGGATCCATTGTCCGAAGTGAAAATCACCAGCGTGTTTTTCTCCAACCCATGTTGCTTGAGCGCGTCTAGAATCTTACCGGTGGACCAATCGATCTCCTCCACCGAATCACCGTACCGCCCATTGGCACTCTTGCCGTGAAAGTCCTTCGAAGCAAAAAGCGGCAGATGCGGAAAGGTGTGCGGCAGATACAGAAAGAACGGCTTCGATTGATTGCGCTCAATAAAACTCACCGCCTCGCGCGTGTACCGTTGCGTGAGCGTGGATTGATCGGCCGGCGCCTCAATCACCTTCGCACCCTGAACCAGCGGCAACGGCGGATCGCCCCGGCGCGCGCTGGCCATGTCGTTCGAGTACGGAATGCCATAGTACTCATCAAACCCGTGCGCCGTTGGCAGATGCGGCGGCTGATCGCCCAAATGCCATTTGCCAATACACGCCGTCGCGTAGCCCTTGGCCTTGAGCATTTCGGGCAAAGTCCATTCATCGGCATGCATCCCACGGCGACTCCGCGGAATGAGCACCCAGTGCCCAGTGAAATCCTCATGCATCCCCACGCGCCGAGCATAGCAGCCCGTCAACAGACTCGCTCGCGATGGCGTGCACACCGGACTGGACGAAAGAAAACTCGTGAACCGCATCCCCTCCTTCGCCATCGCATCGATCCTCGGCGTGCGATTTTTCTTCGAGCCATAACACCCCAAATCGCCATACCCAAGATCATCACAAAAGATCAGCACATAATTGGGCCCAGCCGCTTGCAGCGACCACACGCTAATTAGCGTTAAAAGAAGAATACGCATTTTCATTTACAGTTTGTTGATTGCCGCCTGAAGTTTCTTGCGATTGGCGGTGAGGTTGGCGTAGCCGCCGAACTCGATGCCGCAGTAGCCGCGGAAGCCGGAGGCGTGCACGAGCTTGAGCATGCGGTCATAGTCGAGCGCGGATTGCTTGCCCTGATCGTCCCACACACGGTCTTTCACCGACACGCCCTTGGCAAAGGGCAGCAGTTTCTGCGTCCCGCGATAAGAATCATAGCTCTCACCCGGCTTGATGCGGAAATTACCAAAGTCCGGCAAGGTGCCGCAGC
This portion of the Limisphaerales bacterium genome encodes:
- a CDS encoding sulfatase-like hydrolase/transferase, whose protein sequence is MRKLLLSLCALLLLAGSTMAAKRPNFVFLVSEDNSIHYLKLYGYGATTPNIEALAKDGLTFNHAFSNSPVCSVARSTLATSLLAPRAGFQYHRKSAMANLPKGYHPWSAMLRKAGYYAANNSKTDYNFVNNMKELWNESSRNASWRKRAKGQPFFYMQSFGQSHESSLHFSQQVFENEKTKHDPAKVKLAPYHPDTPLFRYTHARYLDRIQTIDSQLGNVVKQLAADGLLEDTFIFYFGDHGGVLPRGKGYAYESGLHVPLVVRIPKNFAHLADHPRGTRTDGFVSFIDFGPTVLNLAGLQPHKLTDGRAFLGKNVSAKALAARDEAFGYADRFDEKYDLVRTLRKGKYTYIRNLQGFYPDALQNNYRYKMLAFTEWRELAKAGKLNEAQLQFHQRRPAEQLFDVEADPHEVNNLAADPKHAAVLADLRGRLQKKLRDIHDLSFFPENFMVQNALKDGVGFGAFNHKEINRLADIADLALLPFAEARKPLAAALKAKPPMELYWACTTASVIGEEARPLVPLVKKLLTHENLMVRMRAAEFLGSLQASDPMPTLLGVLNTARTEQELMLTFNAAVYLRDYKGYPFDHSKLDLKFKGGEIVRRTSYLEGNPRRPPRKKPKK
- a CDS encoding arylsulfatase, which gives rise to MRLFAILLLCLNWAHAKAPNVLVIMADDMGYSDLGCYGGEIATPHLDGLARNGLRFTQFYNTARCWTTRAAMLTGYYAQQVRRDRSGAVRRGNRPEWARLLPVMLKPAGYRSYHSGKWHVDGMPMANGFDRSYYINNHGFFRLKFHFLDDQRQPATPISPDFYATDAIADHAITVLKEHQQEHASKPFFHFLAFTAPHFPLHALPKDIERYRARYRQGWEKIRADRWERQKQLGLVHGPLPAVEPKVGPPYHFPDAYKILGPGEVRYPDPWKQLTEEQQIFQADKMAVHAAMVDSMDRAIGRVLDQLRAMKAFDDTLILFMSDNGASAEVMVRGDGHDPKAPLGSAFTYLCLGAGWSTASNTPFRMHKTWVHEGGACTPLVAHWPKGIAARGELRQTQGHVIDVVPTVLELAGLPKAYPGPNAPAGPGRSLVPVFAKDAVLKRDTLWWAHEGNRAVRVKDWKLVAAKDQPWELFDLSKDRAEARNLATRFPAKVKELERVWQMQADQFARDAAGKPQK
- a CDS encoding sulfatase, coding for MICLLGAHAQAAKPEQPPNILWIYLEDVSGWFSCYGEKLIETPNIDKLAARGIRFDRFYTPAGVCSATRSSIIVGAMQTTFGIHNHRSGRPDFRGQSMGKDFDDIRLPKGVKTLPEIFRAAGYWTFNEGGKDDYNFKHDRDDMYNDPKITRSRGLPPAALVTGNCWKNRKPGQPFFGQVQLKGGKLGRHAPKVIDRAKVSVPPYYPDIPEVREEIAHHYDCLLKTDEQVGQIIAALKRDGLFENTLILCFSDHGYKLHRHKQFLYEGGIQMPMIVAGPGIKAGQVRKDLISGIDIAPACLAAAGIKIPKYMEGADFLATNYQPRKFVTAARDRCDYTIERIRAVVTPRYKYLRNYLTDRPFMQPSYKDPWPVSKKFREMMANGEMNKTQLIFFGPKKAPEELYDLANDPHEIHNLANDPKHRQALEQHRQLLADWIKETGDQGQQTESNAGLLATLKRWGDKCVNPEYNRVRAKLKK
- a CDS encoding sulfatase; the encoded protein is MKMRILLLTLISVWSLQAAGPNYVLIFCDDLGYGDLGCYGSKKNRTPRIDAMAKEGMRFTSFLSSSPVCTPSRASLLTGCYARRVGMHEDFTGHWVLIPRSRRGMHADEWTLPEMLKAKGYATACIGKWHLGDQPPHLPTAHGFDEYYGIPYSNDMASARRGDPPLPLVQGAKVIEAPADQSTLTQRYTREAVSFIERNQSKPFFLYLPHTFPHLPLFASKDFHGKSANGRYGDSVEEIDWSTGKILDALKQHGLEKNTLVIFTSDNGSNGRNGGSNAPLSGAKGGTMEGGMRVPMIARWPGRIPAGGTCDELSSTMDFLPTFAALSGGRLSKNKIDGHDITSLLTGVKGASSPYDAFYYYRRRQLQAVRWGDWKWHLPLANTFPAWTTPNNKGRGRSGKLVNLKTDLAEKVDVSAANQKVMAKMRELVAQAEATLGNEDRQGNEQRPATTLEGSKPMVLGK
- a CDS encoding Gfo/Idh/MocA family oxidoreductase, translated to MQTPHLSRRRFLKSTAVASAPFILPSGILSAEVKPNDKISVGFIGMGKQNGGLMNRFMGAKEAICVAVSDCDTSRRESARDKANARQKNKDCKDYADFRELIARKDIDAVCIATPDHWHAIQTIGALDAGKDVYCEKPLTHNVHESVEVMKAVKRNNRILQTGSMQRSSREFRIACELVRNGVIGDVKRTAVNIGGPGIPCKLKTEKDEPGLDWDMWVGPGPMRGYSSVLSPRGVHNHFPNWRTYKEYGGGMVCDWGAHMIDIIQWGLNKDSSGPVATIPAKDSKAMKGAQLVYAGDIHMMHGEGQGATFYGTDGRVECHRGLLGLYKGDKLIAGKSDRNDKSKNLNQELDRIEKEILKDAKVKLYNSKSHVPNFLYAMKTRKRPITDEIVGARTSIACHLLNQTYYNQEAIAWNPQKNTFAKGGDPKWLTRNYRGEWKV